A genomic window from Nicotiana sylvestris chromosome 11, ASM39365v2, whole genome shotgun sequence includes:
- the LOC104228023 gene encoding putative calcium-binding protein CML19 — translation MCTIMESVSVPSAENKSVFSRLRKRLSLKKATPQKEDEGLTTTTTTTGHLSVSSSGSDNGELERVFIYFDENGDGKVSPAELRKCVKAVGGELTVEEAEMAVRLSDSDGDGLLGLEDFTKLMEGMEEERNKESELIGAFGMYEMEGSGYITAKSLKRMLSQLGESTSIDNCKTMIRRFDLNGDGVLSFDEFRVMMTS, via the coding sequence ATGTGTACTATTATGGAATCAGTTTCTGTACCTAGTGCTGAAAATAAGTCTGTTTTCTCAAGATTAAGGAAGAGGCTTTCGCTCAAAAAGGCAACTCCGCAGAAGGAAGATGAGGGTCTAACAACGACTACTACAACAACTGGTCATCTTTCGGTGAGTAGTAGTGGTAGTGACAATGGCGAGTTAGAGAGGGTATTTATATACTTCGACGAGAATGGAGATGGAAAAGTGTCACCGGCTGAGCTTAGGAAGTGTGTGAAGGCGGTAGGAGGCGAACTGACGGTGGAGGAGGCGGAGATGGCGGTGAGGCTATCGGATTCCGATGGGGATGGATTGTTGGGATTGGAGGATTTTACGAAGCTAATGGAAGGAATGGAAGAGGAGAGGAATAAGGAGAGCGAGTTGATAGGAGCATTTGGAATGTATGAAATGGAGGGGAGTGGCTACATTACTGCTAAGAGCTTGAAGAGGATGTTGAGTCAACTCGGTGAGTCAACTTCCATTGACAACTGCAAAACTATGATACGGAGGTTTGATCTCAACGGAGATGGAGTCCTCAGCTTCGATGAATTCAGAGTTATGATGACAAGTTAG